Proteins from a genomic interval of Benincasa hispida cultivar B227 chromosome 7, ASM972705v1, whole genome shotgun sequence:
- the LOC120081199 gene encoding OVARIAN TUMOR DOMAIN-containing deubiquitinating enzyme 4-like, whose translation MRTLESSNGQFQIIRIPGDGRCLFRSVVHGACLRSGKRAPSEVLQKELADELRENVTNELMKRRLDTQQFIEGDFSQYARRMRQPHAWGGEPELLMSSHVLQMPISVYMRDKNSGNLKLIAEYGQEYGKENPIRVLFHSYGHYDSLKAPCY comes from the exons ATGCGAACGCTGGAAAGTTCGAATGGTCAATTTCAAATAATCC GAATTCCTGGTGATGGAAGATGTTTGTTTCGATCAGTGGTTCATGGTGCTTGTCTCAGATCGGGGAAGCGGGCTCCAAGCGAGGTGCTTCAGAAAGAGCTTGCAGACGAGCTCAGAGAAAAC GTTACAAATGAGTTGATGAAGAGGCGTTTGGACACTCAACA GTTTATTGAAGGTGACTTCAGTCAGTATGCTAGACGCATGCGCCAACCACATGCATGGGGAGGAGAACCTGAGTTACTAATGTCTTCACATGTCCTACA GATGCCAATCTCAGTCTACATGAGGGACAAGAACTCGGGAAATCTTAAGCTCATAGCTGAGTATGGGCAGGAGTACGGCAAAGAAAATCCTATCCGCGTCCTTTTTCACAGCTACGGACATTACGATTCATTGAAGGCTCCATGCTATTAA